CCGATTACAATGGCATACGGGATCTTTCTTATGGTGCTCTTCCTGATCTTGTTGCCGATCTTTTCACTGTCAGCATCGAGTTCAACACGAATGCCTTTCTGCAAAAGACCGGCGGCGATCTTTTCAGCAGAGTCCCCATGCTTTTCCGATATGGTAAGCACCGACACCTGCACTGGCGCGAGCCAGAGGGGAAAAGCCCCTGCATAATGCTCGACCAGGACGCCAAAAAAACGTTCCAGCGAACCCATAAGCGCACGGTGCACCATAATAGGACGGTGCTCTTTGCCGTCAGAACCGCGGTAGGTCATATCGAACCGTTCCGGCAGATTGAAATCGACCTGGATCGTGCTGCATTGCCATGCCCTGCCGAGCGAGTCCTTCACCTTGATATCGATCTTCGGGCCGTAGAAGGCACCGCCGCCGTTGTCAATATTATAGCTCAGTCCCTTAGCCTTGAGTGCATCCTCAAGGGCTGCAGTAGATTTTTGCCAATGTTCGTCACTGCCGACATATTTTTCAGGACGCGTCGAAAGATAGGTTTCGAACTGATCGAACCCGAAGGTGCGCAGAATGAAGAGGATAAAATCGAGGACCTGCAGTATCTCGGCCTCTATCTGGTCTTCGCGGGTAAATATATGCGCATCGTCCTGCGTAAAACCCCGGACGCGCAGCAGCCCATGAAGCACGCCTGACCGTTCAAAACGGTACACAGTCCCGAGTTCAGCATAGCGCATCGGGAAGTCCCGGTAACTCCTGAGCGAATTCTTGTAGATATAGATATGGAAGGGGCAGTTCATCGGCTTCAGTTCATACGGCGTGCCCTCCACCTCCATCGGCGCAAACATATTTTCATTATAGAAATCGAGATGGCCGCTCGTCTTCCATACGTCAAGACGTGCGATATGCGGGCTGTACAGCAGCTTATAGCCAGCCTTCTGATGCTCGTCACGCCAAAAATCCTCGATCGTCTTGCGGATCATGGCCCCGTTGGGGTGCCAGAGGATCAGGCCGGGCCCGACCTCTTCATTGATGCTGAACAGGTCCAGTTCCTTGCCGAGACGCCGGTGATCCCGCTTCTTCACCTCTTCAAGGAAATCGAGATATTTTTTCAGGTCCTTCGGATTATTAAACGCGGTGCCGTAAATCCGCTGGAGCATCTTGTTCTTCTCATCACCCCGCCAATAGGCACCGGCAATGCTCAGAAGCTTCACCGCGGCTATCTTGCCGGTCGATGTCAGATGAGGTCCTCTGCAGAGGTCTACAAATCCGTCCTCGTCATAGACCGTGACCGTCTCCGCCTCAATACTCTGAAGCAGATCCACCTTGTAGGTCTCGCCGCTCTCAGAGAACAGACTCATCGCCTCGTCCTTTGTCATCTCCCTGCGCACAAAGGGTGCGTTCTTCTTTATGATCGACTCCATCTCTTTCTCTATGGCGGTCAGATCTTCAGGAGTAAAGGCCCGGTCAACATCAAAGTCATAATAAAAGCCGTCCTGGATGGAGGGCCCTATCGCCACCTTTGCCTGCGGGAAGAGTTTTTTGACCGCATGGGCCATGACGTGGGAAGTGCTGTGACGGTACAAATCCTTGCCCTCGTCAGAATCAAAGGTGACCGGCTCGACCGTATCGC
This DNA window, taken from Nitrospirota bacterium, encodes the following:
- the thrS gene encoding threonine--tRNA ligase, with protein sequence MNVRLSDGSERNFSEISDLEKYLAKAKALAVRINGHLADLSSLREIKDGDTVEPVTFDSDEGKDLYRHSTSHVMAHAVKKLFPQAKVAIGPSIQDGFYYDFDVDRAFTPEDLTAIEKEMESIIKKNAPFVRREMTKDEAMSLFSESGETYKVDLLQSIEAETVTVYDEDGFVDLCRGPHLTSTGKIAAVKLLSIAGAYWRGDEKNKMLQRIYGTAFNNPKDLKKYLDFLEEVKKRDHRRLGKELDLFSINEEVGPGLILWHPNGAMIRKTIEDFWRDEHQKAGYKLLYSPHIARLDVWKTSGHLDFYNENMFAPMEVEGTPYELKPMNCPFHIYIYKNSLRSYRDFPMRYAELGTVYRFERSGVLHGLLRVRGFTQDDAHIFTREDQIEAEILQVLDFILFILRTFGFDQFETYLSTRPEKYVGSDEHWQKSTAALEDALKAKGLSYNIDNGGGAFYGPKIDIKVKDSLGRAWQCSTIQVDFNLPERFDMTYRGSDGKEHRPIMVHRALMGSLERFFGVLVEHYAGAFPLWLAPVQVSVLTISEKHGDSAEKIAAGLLQKGIRVELDADSEKIGNKIRKSTIRKIPYAIVIG